The window AGGTGTTCCTCACCGACGTCCGCATCCCCGACGCGCACCGCCTCGGCGAGGTCGGCGACGGCTGGCGGGTCGCGCAGACCACGCTCATGAACGAGCGCGTCTCCATCGGCGGCATGCGCATCCCGCGTGAGGGCGGCATGATCGGCCCGGTCTCCAGGACCTGGCGCGAGCGCCCCGACCTGCGCACCCATGACCTGCACCAGCGGCTGCTCACGCTGTGGGTGGAGGCCGAGGTCGCGCGGCTCACCGGCGAGCGCCTGCGCCAGCAGCTCGTCGCGGGCCAGCCGGGCCCCGAGGGCTCCGGTATGAAGCTGGCGTTCGCCCGCCTCAACCAGGAGATCAGTGGCCTTGAGGTCGAACTCCTCGGCGAGGAGGGCCTGTTGTACGAGGACTGGACGATGCGCCGTCCCGAACTCGTCGACTTCACCGGCCGTGACGCCGGCTACCGCTACCTCCGCTCCAAGGGCAACAGCATCGAGGGCGGGACCAGCGAGGTCCTGCTGAACATCGTCGCCGAACGCGTGCTGGGCCTGCCCTCCGAGCCGCGCACCGACAAGGACGTCGCCTGGAAGGACCTGGCCCGATGAGCGCCCCCGACCTGCTGTACTCGGAAGAGGAAGAGGCGCTGCGCGCCGCCGTCCGCGACCTTCTCGCGGACCACTGCGACGCGCCGGGCGTCATCGCCCGCACGGAGTCGGACCGGCCGCACGACCCCGAGCTGTGGAAGGCCCTCTCGGACGGCATGGGCCTCGCGGGCCTCCTCGTCCCCGAGGCACAGGGCGGCCAGGGTGCCACGCACCGCGAAGTCGCGGTCGTCCTTGAGGAGTTGGGCCGTGCGGTCGCCCCGGTCCCGTATCTGACGAGTGCGGTCGTCGCCACCGAGGCGCTGCTCGCGTGCGGTTCCGACGAGGCCGCCGAGCTGCTCACGGCCCTCGCGTCCGGCCGGACCATCGGCGCACTCACGGTGGCGCTGTCGGCCGGGCCCGGGGCGCCCTACAAGTCCGTACGCCACGAAGGCGGCGCTCTGAGCGGGGAGTTGACCGGCATCGCGGACGCGGTCGCCGCGGACGTGCTGCTCGTGCCGGCGGAGGACGGCGGGCTGTATGCCGTGGACGCCGGCGCCGACGGTGTCACGGTCGCCCCGCAGGTCTCCCTCGATCTGACCCGGCCGGTCGCCACCGTCACCCTCGACGGGGCCCCGGCGCGCCTCCTCACGCCGGACGCCGGACCGGCCGTTCGGCGTGCGCTGCGCGCCGGAGCCGGACTGCTCGTCTCCGAGCAACTCGGCCTCGCCGACTGGTGTTTGACGGAGACGGTCCGCTATCTGAAGGAGCGCAAGCAGTTCAACCGCCCGGTCGGCGGCTTCCAGGCGCTCAAGCACCGGCTCGCCGCGCTGTGGCAGGAGATCGTGGGCACACGCGCCGCGGCCCGCAACGCCGCCGACGCGCTGGCCGCCGGGAGCCCGGACGCCGATGTGGCGGTCGCCGTCGCCCAGGCCTACGCGTCGCCCGTCGCGGTGCACGCGGCCGAGGAGGCGGTCCAGCTGCACGGAGGCATCGGGATGACCTGGGAGCACCCGGCCCACCTCTACCTGAAGCGCGCCAAGGCCGACTCGATCGCGTACGGCACCGCGGGTGCCCACCGCGGGACACTGGCGGGTCTGGTGGACCTCCAGGCCCCCTGACCTCGCCCCGGTCCACTCCCGCCGATGGCACGAAGGCCCGCTCCGACCCCCCGGACAGGAGCGGGCCTCCGCTTTACCAACCTCCCCCATCATGCATAATTGCGAACTGTTCGCAATAACTGTTGATGTTCATTAGGGGTGGGGGCGGCATGAGGGCCCGATCGATACGAGGCATGGGCACCCTGGCGACGGCCGCCGCTCTGGCGACCGTCGCCTCCGCGTGTTCGGCGCCCGGCGAGGGCGACAGCGGGGCTGCGGCGACCTCGGCAGTCGTCGGCATCGCCTACGAACCGGAGACCCTGAGCCCCCTCCTCGGCTTCGGCAAGGACGGCAACTCCAAGATCTTCGACGGGCTGCTCACCCACGACGCCGACCTGAAGCTGAAGCCCGCGCTCGCCACCGCGCTGCCGAAGGTGAGCGACGACGGACGCACGTACACCTACGCGCTGCGCGAGGGCGTGAAGTTCAGCGACGGGAAGCCGTTCACCGCGAAGGACGTCGTCTTCACTTACGAGACGATCCTCGACGAGAAGACCAACAACCCCTCCAAGGGCGAGCTCGACGCGATCGAGAGCGTCGAGGCGAAGGGCGACGACACCGTCGTCTTCCGGCTCAAGTACCCCTACGCGCCCTTCGCGGAGCGCACGGTGCTGCCCATCGCGCCCGAGCACATGGCCGGCGGCCAGGACGTCAACACGGGGACGTTCGGATCGAACCCCGTCGGCACCGGGCCCTACAAGCTGGCCAAGTGGTCCAAGGGCGAGCAGCTCGTCCTGGAGGCCAACTCCGGCTACTGGGGCGGACCTCCGAAGATCGAGCGCTTCACCATGGCGATCATCAAGGACGACGACGTACGCGCCACCCGGCTGCGCTCCGGCGACCTCGACGGCGCGATCCTGCCGCCCAACCTCGCCAAGGCCTTCCAGGGGTCGGGGCAGAAGACGTACGCGGCCAAGAGCTTCGACTACCGCACGGTCACCCTGCCGACCGGCAACAAGGTCACCGGGAACACCGCCGTGCGCCGCGCCCTCGACATCGCCGTCGACCGGAAGGCCATGGTCGACGGCATCCTCGAAGGCGCCGGCAAGGTGGCCCACGGACCCGTCCCGACGGACAGCGAGTGGTTCACCGAGGGCACCGAGCGGACATACGACCCGAAGAAGGCGCGGACGCTCCTCGACGCGGCCGGCTGGAAGCCGGGCAAGGACGGGATCCGTGTGAAGGACGGCGTCCGCGCGAGCTTCCCGCTCTGGTACGTCTCCGGCGACAAGCTCCGCCAGGACCACGCCCTCGCCTACGCCTCCGACGCCAAGAAGATCGGCGTCGAGGTCGAGGTGCAGGCGGGCACCTGGGAGGTCATCGAGCCGCGCATGCCCAAGGACGCGGTGCTCGCGGGCGGAGGCTCACCGGCCGACCCCGACTTCGACCAGTACCCGCTCCTCAGGTCGGACCTCGCGGGCGACGGCTTCAACAACATGGGCTGGTACGACAACGCCACCGTCGACAGGGCCCTGAAGACCGGCCGCGAGAGCGGCGACCCGGCCGAGCGCAAGGCCGCCTACGACACCGTCCAGCGCGAGCTGGTGAAGAACCCCGGCTACACCTTCCTGACCCACATCGACCACCTGTACGTGGTCGACGACCGCTTCGGCGACCTGTCCACGCAGGTCGAACCGCACGATCACGGTCTCGCCGCGGGCCCGTGGTGGAACGTCGAGGACTGGCGGCCGTGAGCCGTCCGCCGTGGGGTCCCATGGCGCGGCTGGCGGGACGGCGGGCCCTGTTCGCCGTCCCCGTCCTCGGGATCGT is drawn from Streptomyces liliifuscus and contains these coding sequences:
- a CDS encoding acyl-CoA dehydrogenase family protein, with the protein product MSAPDLLYSEEEEALRAAVRDLLADHCDAPGVIARTESDRPHDPELWKALSDGMGLAGLLVPEAQGGQGATHREVAVVLEELGRAVAPVPYLTSAVVATEALLACGSDEAAELLTALASGRTIGALTVALSAGPGAPYKSVRHEGGALSGELTGIADAVAADVLLVPAEDGGLYAVDAGADGVTVAPQVSLDLTRPVATVTLDGAPARLLTPDAGPAVRRALRAGAGLLVSEQLGLADWCLTETVRYLKERKQFNRPVGGFQALKHRLAALWQEIVGTRAAARNAADALAAGSPDADVAVAVAQAYASPVAVHAAEEAVQLHGGIGMTWEHPAHLYLKRAKADSIAYGTAGAHRGTLAGLVDLQAP
- a CDS encoding ABC transporter substrate-binding protein, yielding MRARSIRGMGTLATAAALATVASACSAPGEGDSGAAATSAVVGIAYEPETLSPLLGFGKDGNSKIFDGLLTHDADLKLKPALATALPKVSDDGRTYTYALREGVKFSDGKPFTAKDVVFTYETILDEKTNNPSKGELDAIESVEAKGDDTVVFRLKYPYAPFAERTVLPIAPEHMAGGQDVNTGTFGSNPVGTGPYKLAKWSKGEQLVLEANSGYWGGPPKIERFTMAIIKDDDVRATRLRSGDLDGAILPPNLAKAFQGSGQKTYAAKSFDYRTVTLPTGNKVTGNTAVRRALDIAVDRKAMVDGILEGAGKVAHGPVPTDSEWFTEGTERTYDPKKARTLLDAAGWKPGKDGIRVKDGVRASFPLWYVSGDKLRQDHALAYASDAKKIGVEVEVQAGTWEVIEPRMPKDAVLAGGGSPADPDFDQYPLLRSDLAGDGFNNMGWYDNATVDRALKTGRESGDPAERKAAYDTVQRELVKNPGYTFLTHIDHLYVVDDRFGDLSTQVEPHDHGLAAGPWWNVEDWRP